In the Nicotiana tabacum cultivar K326 chromosome 16, ASM71507v2, whole genome shotgun sequence genome, one interval contains:
- the LOC142170241 gene encoding uncharacterized protein LOC142170241 yields MDYKMELKKCSSSDGFSIKKAYLSFQPQYPKVPWKNLIMGARQLRRHQFILWLAIRQRLATVDRLEKWGINVPKDCVLCSMGVTETLAHLLFECNSARHIWTSLLRWMGENRLPKAWNEEVHWMSKGCRGSRARAHVLTWLFAATVYRIWSERNARRFHNERKENHHRVREISLQLHIRGQNYKNWRKILDRLNSYPS; encoded by the coding sequence ATGGACTACAAGATGGAATTGAAAAAATGCAGCAGTAGTGATGGTTTCAGCATTAAGAAAGCTTATCTATCATTCCAACCACAATATCCGAAGGTTCCTTGGAAAAATCTCATTATGGGGGCAAGGCAGTTACGTAGACACCAATTCATCTTATGGTTAGCCATTAGACAAAGACTTGCAACTGTTGACAGATTAGAGAAATGGGGGATAAATGTTCCAAAGGATTGTGTACTATGTTCCATGGGAGTTACAGAAACTTTAGCACATTTGTTGTTTGAATGCAACTCTGCAAGACATATATGGACCTCTTTACTGAGGTGGATGGGTGAAAATAGACTACCTAAGGCATGGAATGAGGAAGTGCACTGGATGTCCAAGGGGTGTCGAGGAAGCAGAGCTAGAGCACATGTGCTGACATGGTTATTTGCTGCAACAGTCTACCGCATATGGAGTGAACGAAATGCCAGAAGGTTTCATAATGAAAGGAAGGAAAATCATCATAGAGTTAGAGAAATTAGTCTTCAACTACACATAAGAGGACAAAATTACAAGAATTGGAGGAAGATATTAGATAGACTAAATAGTTATCCTAGCTAA
- the LOC107821639 gene encoding MA3 DOMAIN-CONTAINING TRANSLATION REGULATORY FACTOR 2-like has protein sequence MEFTDRKLSNEHKEQLRSASESADPLSVSPLQISPLKLSPKSPKSPRSPGDRQSKHVTERGSPLKNRRNSHSPRDGRPKKGGCGGKGTWGGLMDTVDHVHAIDPNDPNYTSSEDTERTSTKDMIATFEDYKKKAIILVEEYFQNDDITSTANELRELGMSCYDFYFVKKLVSMAMDRHDKEKEMAAVLLSALYAEVIKPQQVYKGFSKLLESADDFIVDIPDAVDILALFIARAVVDDILPPAFLAKANSSLPEDSKGIEVIKRAEKSYLSAPLHAEIIERRWGGSKNKTVEDVKDKINNLLIEYVVSGEKKEAFRCIKDLNMRFFHHEIVKRAIIMAMEKQQAENRLLDLLKKATEEGLINSSQLSKGINRIIDNIDDLSLDIPNARVTLQSIISKAASEGWLCISSLKSLSKEIEKQAIDEKLVKEFKLKAQSMIKEYFLSGEIVEVSRFLESENSSCLAELNAIFVKKLITLAMDRKNREKEMASVLLSSVCFPADDVVNGFVMLIDSAEDTALDIPIVVEDLAMFLARAEVDEVLTPQHMEEIGSQFFEPNSIGNKVVLMAKSLLKGRLSGERILRCWGGGGSSSNGWAIEDVKDKIRKLLEEFESGGDAKEAYRCIKELGMPFFHHEVVKKSLVIIIEKKNERLWGFLKECFSMGLITMYQMTKGFARVAESLDDLALDVPDAEKQFKDYVERAKVEGWLDSTVSFNRLGHSMENGFC, from the exons ATGGAATTTACTGATAGGAAATTATCAAATGAGCATAAAGAACAACTGCGATCTGCTTCAGAAAGTGCAGATCCATTGTCAGTATCTCCATTACAGATATCTCCATTAAAGTtatctccaaaatcgcccaagtcTCCAAGGTCTCCCGGTGATCGTCAGAGCAAGCATGTCACAGAGAGGGGAAGTCCACtcaaaaatagaagaaactcTCATTCTCCCCGAGATGGTCGTCCAAAGAAAG GCGGTTGTGGAGGAAAAGGCACCTGGGGTGGATTAATGGATACCGTTGATCATGTCCATGCTATTGACCCCAATGATCCAAACTACACTAGTAGTGAG GATACTGAGAGAACAAGTACAAAAGATATGATTGCAACATTTGAGGATTACAAAAAGAAGGCAATTATATTAGTGGAAGAATATTTTCAGAATGATGATATAACATCCACTGCCAATGAATTAAGAGAACTTGGAATGTCTTGTTATGACTTCTACTTTGTTAAAAAATTAGTATCCATGGCAATGGATAGGCATGATAAGGAAAAAGAAATGGCTGCTGTTTTACTATCTGCTCTTTATGCTGAAGTTATTAAACCACAACAAGTTTACAAAGGTTTTAGTAAACTCTTGGAATCTGCAGATGATTTCATCGtagacatacctgatgcagtcgATATTCTCGCATTGTTCATTGCAAGAGCAGTAGTTGATGATATTCTTCCTCCTGCATTTTTAGCAAAAGCAAATTCTTCTTTACCTGAAGATTCAAAGGGAATTGAGGTTATAAAAAGAGCTGAGAAAAGTTACTTATCAGCTCCTTTACATGCTGAGATTATCGAACGTCGATGGGGTGGAAGTAAGAATAAAACAGTTGAAGATGTTAAGGACAAGATCAACAATTTACTGATTGAGTATGTGGTAAGTGGAGAGAAAAAAGAGGCTTTTAGATGTATTAAGGATTTGAATATGAGATTTTTTCACCATGAAATTGTTAAGAGGGCTATTATTATGGCAATGGAAAAGCAACAAGCCGAAAATCGCCTTTTGGATTTACTAAAGAAAGCTACAGAAGAAGGTTTGATAAATTCAAGTCAATTATCAAAGGGAATTAATAGGATTATTGACAATATTGATGATTTATCACTTGACATACCAAATGCAAGGGTGACATTGCAGTCTATAATTTCTAAGGCAGCATCTGAGGGTTGGTTATGTATTTCATCTTTAAAGTCATTATCAAAGGAAATTGAAAAGCAAGCAATTGATGAAAAACTAGTGAAAGAATTCAAACTAAAAGCACAATCCATGATCAAGGAGTACTTTTTGTCAGGTGAAATTGTTGAAGTTAGTAGGTTTCTAGAATCGGAGAACAGTTCGTGTTTGGCCgagctaaatgccatatttgtcAAGAAGTTAATCACTTTGGCTATGGACAGGAAAAACAGAGAAAAAGAAATGGCATCTGTTTTATTATCATCTGTTTGTTTTCCagcagatgatgtggtaaatggCTTTGTAATGTTAATAgactcagcagaagatacagctttGGACATTCCAATTGTTGTTGAGGACTTAGCCATGTTTTTGGCTAGGGCAGAAGTAGATGAAGTTTTAACTCCACAACACATGGAAGAAATTGGGAGTCAATTTTTCGAGCCGAATTCTATAGGGAACAAAGTTGTACTAATGGCAAAATCTTTATTAAAAGGTAGATTATCGGGCGAGAGAATATTAAGGTGTTGGGGTGGTGGTGGAAGTAGTTCAAATGGATGGGCGATAGAAGACGTTAAGGATAAAATAAGAAAACTATTAGAGGAGTTTGAATCTGGAGGAGATGCAAAGGAAGCGTATCGATGCATAAAGGAATTAGGGATGCCATTTTTTCATCATGAAGTTGTAAAGAAATCATTGGTGATTAttattgagaagaaaaatgagaggTTATGGGGTTTTCTTAAGGAATGTTTTAGTATGGGACTTATAACTATGTATCAGATGACAAAGGGATTTGCTAGAGTTGCAGAATCTCTTGATGATTTGGCTCTAGATGTACCAGATGCTGAAAAACAATTTAAAGATTATGTTGAAagagcaaaagttgaaggatggTTAGACTCCACAGTTAGTTTCAACAGGCTTGGACATTCAATGGAAAATGGCTTTTGCTGA